The following DNA comes from Papaver somniferum cultivar HN1 chromosome 4, ASM357369v1, whole genome shotgun sequence.
CTTTGAGGAGGGCCCAAACGAGCAAGAccgctcaaagcagtcttaaaatcatcatgaccgtccaacttcaccagcctggttggacggattagatcatcccacgattgatcagtgaagtgATAATGCatacattagcgggcccactcctcacacACTTGATCGGTTTCTCACGACCTAAacctagagcaatgaacgcttgctaGAAGTGTGGCTGacatgatgcttaaagggtcgcgaaAATTCCACCaacgtcttaaatcgatcacaacgatccaacttcgccagcatatttggatggcttagatcgcgcctaggaccatcgggaAGGTGCACATAAGTTCATCGTcatcccaacatgggccccacacaatcggtatccccaaaggaggagcatagcctgccaaaccgcttggccaaagttgcgcacgcatgacagatccaaaaccctaattagggtttgcggcattacatatatgtcgcagtttgatcatgaccatccatcttcgccagctcggatggagggtatagatatagactaaggaggtccagagagcatCAAAATGATCACGATGGGCCCACCTGCGCATGTAACCGACCCAAGGTGGACCATGgccaggcgcctcgaaacgcgcgcccaaagatcGCATGCCGTGGCCTCCTAAAATCCTTTGCGGTAAAGGATTTCTGTCgaaaatcgatcatgaccactcatctttgccggacaACGCCCCTCCGCGAGACAtagtggcatggacttgtacaccagcaagccgtctacacgcatgcccggccggtcccaccaaaaactttgtccaTGATTTCGGTCAAgataaagagtgatgcttgcgcacctctttaaaaccctaaaatccatcggtcgcaaacatgtgtcgcagatcatctcatccgtccaactttgccagcttggtcggacagcctaggctaagagttaaacggccaataaggcaccttggtgatcactgtccgtcactctaccacaaggagtgatcggccaagggatggcccgcccatgaagcctccaaacaatcactcaaAGATTGTTGGgcatgcagctattttaagacgcttaatccgcggcttactccgttaagctttaaaacaacgatgcttcatacatattgattgtattcgatgcattacatgcatagagtgtacacgatatttcatgaatatcgatttcctaaataactcagttatttaacctagcaccgtatgctacttcatgTGGGTCCCACCATCCATTCGacacatcaagcatgtcacaaactggggggatacttattagggtattggtctggcggtttacagcgtgcagcgtgccatcacaagaacgtgtcaggaggcatgaacggttaacgatgatgggaaaagtgggcagagaCGTGATCGTGCGACAATCACttgcacgaccccactactccatcactccacttcctacgagataaggtttgcgctcaatgaattgtataaataggtccttcgcctatttcTAAACAACATgaaaaacacagaaaaaccaagtgttgtcacaatatccagaaaacacccaaaactgatagctttcattgtgcaagccagctcaacattctgatacaagtcataaatagacaagacattcacaatctcaacaccttcttcgcttacctccctaagatcaaccccatctccttcattttgtgaccgaagcaattccggaacggccatttcttggtttaagccagaattgtatagattgatctctcgaatcagaaaccactcccgtgcagtgcattagtttagggtttagattcatttctcatccacacacacccaaaattaccaaaaccaggaGAAATAGTTTTCATCCATAAACAAGTCCACACATGAAAATGTATGTCGTTATGAAGTGTCTTTGTAAAGGTATCCAACCAGATAGCATTGATGATTATACCCGTATGGCTGCTTCTACTATTTACCATTATATTAAGAAGTTTTGTGATGCAATTATGTTTGGGTTTAATGCGGAATACATGAGACGTCCCATTGTGAATGATATCAAGTGGCTGATGAAGGAAAACACAGCTAGAGGTTTTCCAGGAATGCTTGGTATCCTGGACTGTATGCATTGGGGTTGGAGGGTGTGTCTGATGAAAGAGGCGGGAACACACATAGGCCACAAAAGTTATCCCACCTGTGTTCTTGAGGCGGTTGCTTCATACGATAGGTGGTTTTGGCATGGATATTTTGGAGCGGGTGGATCAAGCAATGATCTTAATGTTTTGAAGTCCTCTAATTTGTTTGATGATAATCTCAATGGTATTGCACCACCTTGTTATTTTACTATCAACGGGAACCAGTACATGCAGGGGTATTATTTAGTTGATGGAATTTATAAGAGTTACTCTGTGTTAGTCCAAGCTTTACAGTGCACCCAGTGGTATTCCAATTCTCGAGTTATTTAACAAATATCAGATGGCTAAGAGGAAAGATATGGAACGGGCAATTTGGGACATTGCAAAGTAAATTTAGGATCCTTTACCACAGATGTAACTACTGGGAAAAGCAAGATATGAAATCGATCATAAGAACCTGCTTGATATTGCATAATATAGTTGTAGAGGATGAACATCGTGACCAAGAGTGGAAGTATGTGTCAGACCCACCTCATGCACCTAGTCGGATACTTGAGGCAGACAAGCGAGTCATTACAAAACCCAGTTCTTCAGGAGAGACTTCATACGGATGTTGCAGCTCATATATGGGAACGACATGGTCAAGGTCTAAGGGATTGTGAAATGCCTGGAGATGCGATAGACAACGAGCTGGATTCGGGAGAAGACACGGACGAGTTTGATGTTGATCAAGACCATTACGACCCAGGACAAGATTTTTTGGGCTCCGATTCAGAATGATTTTattatatgtttttttatttatgtgAGCGATGAGACATGGTTACTACAAATTCAAATTTAAATTAAGAAAAACATTACATTCACACGAAAATATTAAAAACATTACATTTGGAGGTACTAAGAAAAAGATTACatttgcaagaaaaaagaaaatacattACATTTGTTAAATAACAAAACATAAGGACACAGAACAATAAGATAACCTATAAAATAAGCATATTATATTCTCTACATAACTTGGTAGATTATAAGATATGTTTTGGATTGATATGCAAATGTACTCCAAATATATCGTTAACGCTTGAGTGACGAAATGTTCCCCTTCCATGCTCGGTAAACTTAATTCTTGCTATAATTACGTCATTATCTGCTTCGCGTAGACAATTCCTGAAAACCCCGCAATTCATCTTAAGGAAACCTAGGCGACACTGAAGAGAATACACGGATCTTTGGTTCACACCCCCTCCTGAATGAAACTCGACCGACATATCATTCCAAAAAGTTTTAGCTGCCATATCCAAAAAATCTGGTCGATCTACTACAGTGCAAAAGCTTCTCACAAGTTTAATATCTTCTTATTCACTAAAATTAACCATTATTTTTTCTACAAACTAACAAAAATTTATAAAATGTAAACCAAAATATTTGATAAATCGAACTTTAAAACTTGAGTGGTGAAATTTTTTGTTTGATATTTGATGGTAGTGAAGTAAAACTCATCTTCTGGTATATATACATGGGCTGAAATTTGAACGTTTGAGAAAAACGGTTAATTGTTAGCCGTTCTTCCAGGTAACCGTTAGATTAAAAAGACCGTTGATGATCCAACGACAACCAAAGTAAAACGGGTAACTGTAAACCGTTTAAACAGTTGACTGTTAGCCGTTATATTTCCTGTCCGTTAGATCTTCAACGGCTTGCATCATCCTGTGGACAAAAATCAAAAACGGCTAATCATATGCCGTTTTAGTCCAACGGTTATTTCTTTAAAACGCCTTATATATGTGTGATTTTTGCTAACAAAAAATTCACACCAATCCAAATCTAGCCATCATATTACTACACTCACCTGAATATCACTTCAAAATATTATATCtctttgcaattattttatattttggttAGATTTATTGTACTTGTTCCAAAACATAATGGTTATTTTTACACGAGCAGAAGATTTGGCAATTGTAAAGGCTTATGTTATGTTTGCAACGGATTCAGTAGTCGGGAGGTATCAAGATTCAGAAACTTTCTGGGATAAAATCGAACCGGAATACCACCGTACTTTTGGAACTCGTACAAACCGGACTCGGAAAGCGCTTCAAAACAGAATGAGTGCCATCAAATCAGATTGCAGAAGATTTGCTGCAATAATGGCAGCTTTTCTCAGGAACCCGCCTAGTGGATGGACTGATGAACAAATAGTAAGTTTCCTCATACAACCAAGGTTactaattttaatttcatttcatATGATAATATTAATTCAGTGATTTACTTCATTGACACTTTCTCAATATATGGCTGCAGTACATAGAATCAATAATGAAGTTTGTTGAAGGAAGGAGGGGAAAACCTTGGAAACATAACCCGATTTTTCCAGTTTTGAGGCAGCATGTTGAAGGTTACGACCCGGAGAATTTAAGGTCCCATCATGGTGAACCTAGTCAGTCCACCCCGATTCCTATGGTTGTTTCAGAAAGTGAAGATGATGATGGCACAGATACAATAACGGAAACCCAAACACAAACACATTTTTTTGCAAAATATAAAGCCATGGGACTTAGCAGAGATAAGGCTAAGATGGAAAATTCTATGGCTAAAGT
Coding sequences within:
- the LOC113273251 gene encoding uncharacterized protein LOC113273251 gives rise to the protein MYVVMKCLCKGIQPDSIDDYTRMAASTIYHYIKKFCDAIMFGFNAEYMRRPIVNDIKWLMKENTARGFPGMLGILDCMHWGWRVCLMKEAGTHIGHKSYPTCVLEAVASYDRWFWHGYFGAGGSSNDLNVLKSSNLFDDNLNGIAPPCYFTINGNQYMQGYYLVDGIYKSYSVLVQALQCTQWYSNSRVI